The Alicyclobacillus macrosporangiidus CPP55 genome segment CTGCCCGCCGTGTCGATGAGGATGAGATCCCGATCGCTCAGGCGCTCCAGAGCTCCCGGCATATCCTGCGGGTGACAGACGACCTCCAGGGGCACGTTGAGAATGTTGGCGTATGTACGAAGCTGTTCCACAGCCGCGATCCGGTACGTGTCCGCCGTGATCAACCCCACCCGCCGCTGTCCGCCGATGACGTTCAGCGCAGCCAACTTCGCAATGGTCGTCGTCTTCCCCACACCGGTCGGGCCGACGAGCGCCACCACCCGCGACTTGGCACCGATGGGCTGCGCTTGCCGGAGTTCCGCCAGGCTGTCGACGATCCGCCGGCTGAGCGCGGTCTTCAGTTGCTCCGTCCGTGCGGGCAGAGAGGGGTTGAGGACGTCCTTCTCCTCCGACGGCCATACCCCGATCGAATCGATGAGCGGCCAGATCTGCTCCGGATTCACTCCTTGCCGCACCAACTCTTGCAGGACGCCGCGCAGGCCCAGATCCCGTCCTGCGATCGCCGATTCCAACAACCGCCGCACTTCCGCCAGCTCCTGCCGGACGGATTCGAAGGCGGCGCCACCTGCGACGGCCTCCACACGGTCGGTTCCTGCGCGGGTCGCCTGCGCCGCCGGAGCCGAGTTCGCCACGCCCTGCACCGCCGAGACGGGGTCAGGCGACGCGCCGGATCGAGAAGCGGCGTCTTGGCCGGCGGCCAGACGTTCGCCCGTCCCTCGGGCGCGGACCACGCTCGCCGAAGGACGAACCCCGGAACCCGGGCGCGCGCTGTCCGCGAGGAGGGGCACATCGTCGCCGCTGGCGGCGATGACCTCGATGCAGGTGCGCCGCCAGAGGCCGAGCCACTTTTTCACCTTCACTTTCTTCGTGCTCAGGATGACCGCATCCTTGCCGAGCTCCCGCCGGATCATGGCCACCGCCTCCGGCATCTCCCGGACCACGTACCTGCGGATGATCAAGTCAGATTCACCACCCCTCCGCTCTCAATGGCCACCGCCGGATCGAGCTCGTTGTATGACAACACCGGCATGTCGGGCAGCATGCGGGCGAGCCAGCGGCGGACCGGCAGGCGCAGCTGCGGATGCGTCAGCAGGGCCGGCGTCTTGCCCAGGGACTGCAGACGCGTCCACTCCTCCCGCAAACGGCGCACGAGTTGCTGGGCGACGTTGGGATCGATCCCAAGAAACGTCCCTGCGTCGGAGGACACCAGGGAGGCCTGAAGGCGCTCCTCCACCGCAGGGGCCAGCGTCACGACCGTCAACGGCTCCCCGGGCATCCGCAATTGCTGGCAGATCTGCCGAGCGAGCGCCTGGCGCACGTACTCCGTCAGGACATCCGGGTCTTTCGTCGTACGCCCGGCGTCGGCCAGGGTTTCGAGGATGGTGACCAGGTCGCGGATGGAGACGCCCTCTTGCAGCAGGTTGGCTAGAACCCGTTGCACCTGGCCGACGGTGAGGGTGCCGGGCACGACCTCCTCGACCAGTGCCGGTGCCGTCGCCTTGACGTGGTCGAGCAGAGCCTGCGTCTCCTGACGGCCGAGCAGTTCGTGAGCATGTCGCTTGAGCACCTCGGTCAGATGCGTCGCGATGACGGAGCTCGGATCGACCACCGTGTATCCCGCGGCTTCCGCTCGATGGCGTGCCTCCGCCGGAATCCACACGGCTGGCATCCCAAAGGCCGGCTCGCGCGTGGGAATGCCCCCTACGCCCGGGTCCTCCGGACCCGGGCTCATCGCCAGCAAATGTCCCATCAATATTTCTCCTTGCGCCACCTGGACTCCTCGTATTTTCATGACGTATTCTGACGGTTTTAGTTGAATGTTGTCGCGCAGGCGCACCACCGGGATCACCAGCCCCAGTTCCAGCACCAGTTGGCGCCGGATGAGCGCCACGCGGTCCAGGAGGTCGCCGCCTTGTTTGGCGTCCACCAGCGGGATGAGCCCGTACCCGAACTCGAACTCGATGGGATCCACCCCGAGCAGGGAGAGGACACTCTCCGGTTTTTTCACCTCTTCGGTCTTCGCCCGCAGCGCCGCTTCCTGCTCCCGTCGCTGCAGTTGTGCCGCCTGGCGCTGCACGCGCCACCCGATGAATGCAGCGAGCGCAGCCACCGGGCCGGTCCGAAGGATGCCGATGGGCGTGAAGAGCCCCAACAGACCCAGTGCACCCGCGACGAGGAAGAGGGCGCGCGGATACTGCAACACCTGCTTGACCACGTCGGTGCCCAGGTTGGCATCCGACGCCGCCCGCGTCACCATCAGGCCCGTCGCCGTCGACAACAGCAACGCCGGGATCTGGCTGACCAACCCGTCGCCGACGGACAGGACGGTGTAGGTGTGGGCCGCCGTCGACCAATCCATGTGGTGCATGGCCATGCCGATGATGAAGCCACCGACCGTGTTGATGGCGACGATCAGCATCGAGGCGATGGCGTCCCCCTTGACGAACTTGGACGCGCCGTCCATCGCGCCGTAGAAATCCGCCTCGCGCTCGATGGTCTGGCGGCGCTGCCGCGCCTCCTGCTCGGTGATCAGGCCCGCGTTGAGATCGGCGTCGATGGACAACTGCTTGCCCGGCATCGCGTCGAGGGTGAAGCGGGCCGCCACCTCTGCCACACGCTCAGCTCCGCGCGTGATGACGATGAATTGGATCACGGCGAGGATCAAAAACACCACAAAACCGACGACGATGTTGTCGCCGATGACGAAGTTGCCGAAGGTCGCAATGACCTCGCCGGCATCCGCCTGCGTCAGGATCAGGCGGGTGGACGACACGTTGAGCGCCAGCCGGTACAGCGTGGTCACCAACAGGAGCGACGGAAACACGGAGAACTCCAGCGGCTCCTTCGTGTTCATCGCGACCATCAGCACGGTCATGGACGCGAACAGATTGATCACCAAGAGCACGTCGAGCAGGGTCTTGTTGAGCGGGATCACCATCATGACGACGATCCCGATGACCGCCGCCATGACGGCGAGGTCCGACCGTTTCACCGTTTCACCCCTTCGTTGGCGCGATCGCGCAGGCGATACACATAGGCCAGCACTTCCGCGACCGCCTGGTACAGCTCGCGCGGGATTACCTCGTCCACTTCCACCGTCCGGTACAGCGTCTGCG includes the following:
- the flhF gene encoding flagellar biosynthesis protein FlhF; this translates as MIIRRYVVREMPEAVAMIRRELGKDAVILSTKKVKVKKWLGLWRRTCIEVIAASGDDVPLLADSARPGSGVRPSASVVRARGTGERLAAGQDAASRSGASPDPVSAVQGVANSAPAAQATRAGTDRVEAVAGGAAFESVRQELAEVRRLLESAIAGRDLGLRGVLQELVRQGVNPEQIWPLIDSIGVWPSEEKDVLNPSLPARTEQLKTALSRRIVDSLAELRQAQPIGAKSRVVALVGPTGVGKTTTIAKLAALNVIGGQRRVGLITADTYRIAAVEQLRTYANILNVPLEVVCHPQDMPGALERLSDRDLILIDTAGRNFRMDVYVQEMKALLSAAPVDEVHLVLSLTTKPEDMDAVAEAFSTLPVHKLLFTKLDETLSHGAILNLMCKYRLPLSYVTTGQNVPDDLEVADIEKLLRVIFGGAA
- the flhA gene encoding flagellar biosynthesis protein FlhA; translation: MKRSDLAVMAAVIGIVVMMVIPLNKTLLDVLLVINLFASMTVLMVAMNTKEPLEFSVFPSLLLVTTLYRLALNVSSTRLILTQADAGEVIATFGNFVIGDNIVVGFVVFLILAVIQFIVITRGAERVAEVAARFTLDAMPGKQLSIDADLNAGLITEQEARQRRQTIEREADFYGAMDGASKFVKGDAIASMLIVAINTVGGFIIGMAMHHMDWSTAAHTYTVLSVGDGLVSQIPALLLSTATGLMVTRAASDANLGTDVVKQVLQYPRALFLVAGALGLLGLFTPIGILRTGPVAALAAFIGWRVQRQAAQLQRREQEAALRAKTEEVKKPESVLSLLGVDPIEFEFGYGLIPLVDAKQGGDLLDRVALIRRQLVLELGLVIPVVRLRDNIQLKPSEYVMKIRGVQVAQGEILMGHLLAMSPGPEDPGVGGIPTREPAFGMPAVWIPAEARHRAEAAGYTVVDPSSVIATHLTEVLKRHAHELLGRQETQALLDHVKATAPALVEEVVPGTLTVGQVQRVLANLLQEGVSIRDLVTILETLADAGRTTKDPDVLTEYVRQALARQICQQLRMPGEPLTVVTLAPAVEERLQASLVSSDAGTFLGIDPNVAQQLVRRLREEWTRLQSLGKTPALLTHPQLRLPVRRWLARMLPDMPVLSYNELDPAVAIESGGVVNLT